The window CTGCCAACAGCACCCATCGTCAAACCGTTGATTTCGTCGCCGGGCACACCGCTGATGGAAAATCCACCGTGGCGAATCGATGCGTAAACAAACACACCTGAGTTGTCTGCGTCATTCGTTCCGCCGTATTTGGCGTCGAGTGCCGGCGGGATACCTTCGATCTGGTTTTCTGTCGTCGGTTGGTTGGTCGTTGCTGCGCCAAGAATAATCACACCGCCCCACAATCCGCGATCGATAGCGCTGAGGTTGCCGTTCAAATTATCCAGTTCGCTGGTGAAAATAATCGGGCTGGTTGCCGTTCCGCGAGCGTTGATTTTCGCGCCGCGACGAACAATCAATGCGCTGGCGCCGTCGCCGGTAGTGATGCTTGATTGCTGTTTGGCTTTGATGATCGTTCCGGGCTGGATGATCAGTTCAGCACCCGGATCCACAAAAATCAAACCGTCCATCAAGTATTCGTTGTTGGCTGTCCATGTTGTATTTGTTGTAATATCTGCGGAAACATCGACAACTGTGCGGGAGCCGCCGGAAATATCGCCGGTGTGACCGTATGCATCCAGCGCGGTCCAGTTGTTGCTCCACAGCGGCTGGTTGGGATCAAACGCGCCGACAAATCCGGTTTCGGTGAAAAATCCATCGTCCAGCAGCTTGGCAGCGCCGACAACCGGGCTGTTGAGCATCGGGCGGGGATCGAGTCCGTTGCTGCCGCCGTTGCGATCGGTGCCGCGCAACATCGGGTCAGCGACAACATTCTGATTAGCTGCGAGATGGTCACGAACAAAATCTTGGGTGGACATGCCGTTCAGATCGTTACCGGCGCCAAATTCGAACCAATAATTGTTGGCGAGCACCAGTTCGCCATTTTCCATACGAATGCGGCTGTCATCGCCGGAAGCCAAATCTTCCACGGTGATGCCGTTGCCTGTGAAATCGTAAAAGATGCTATTGTAATATTTACCGCCGGCATTGTCACGGAAATAAATGGCGCGATCGTTGCCGTCGCCAGCCGGTGTTGCATTTTTGCCGGCGCCGAGGTAGGTAACGTTGCTGATCATCGGGATTGCCAACGGTGTTCCGGTTTCGTCATCGTCGCCGCCGTCATGCTCGCCACCGCGACCAGCTTCGTCCGGTGCCTGCACTGCAAACCAGAACTGATGTTTGCCGCGGAAACCCTGATCGTAATCAAACGCGTCGTCCGCGCAAAATGCGGAGATCAGATATTTTGTGTTTACCGTGCCGCCAAACCACTCATATCCGTCGTCAAGATTGGCAAAAACTTCAATGTGGTGAATGACTGTTTGGCTGCCGACAGCACCCATCGTCAATCCGTTGATTTCGTCACCGGGAACACCGCTGATGGAAAATCCGCCGTGGCGAATCGAAACAAAAGTGAAAATTCCCGAATCATCCGCGTCATTTGTGCCGCCATATTTGGCGTCGAGCGACGGGGGAATACCTTCGATCTGGTTTTCGGTGGTAGGCTGGTTGGTTGTGGCCGCGCCCAGAATAATCACGCCGCCCCACAATCCACGGTCGATGGCGCTGAGGTTGCCGTTCAACTGGTCCAGTTCGCTGGTGAAAATGATCGGCGAATCCGGTGTGCCCTGCGCATTTATTTTCGCACCGCGACGCACAATCAGCGCGCTGGCGCCGTCGCCGGTGGTGATGGTTGATTGCTGTTTGGCTTTGATAACTGTTCCCGGCTCGATGGTGAGTGTCGCGCCCGGATCGACAAAAATTAACCCGTCCAGCAGATATTCATTTGCTGCAGACCAGGTTGTATTGGTTGTGATGTCGTTGGTGACCGTAACTTGAGCCATTGCCCAAAACGGTATCATCAACATGCAAACACTGAGTAAGAATCGCTTCATAAAGAAGATCTCCTAAATTGATGTTTTGTATGAGTTTGTGATAGTTAAAATCAAAGATTTATTTATGTAAATGATGTTTATTTTCAACAGTTTTTTGAAATTATGGAGCGTTAAAACTGGAATTCTAACGCTCCGTTTATCACACGCGCCTGATCCGTGCGGAGCAGTTGTTTAAAAACTACATTTCGTAAGAAATTCCCAAAGAGAAGCCGGTTCCCTGTTTGTATTTCCGGTAAACCGTTTGGCTGCCGTTGAAATTATAGGTTTCTTCATATGCGGAATTGAGGATGTTTTTCACTGCAAATTTTGCAGAAACTTGCTGCAGAATGCGCTGCGAAAGCGTGAAGTTCAACCGGTTGAACGGTTGTTCGTAAACATCCGGGGTGAAATTTCGGGAGACTTTCGCGAGCCGCTCACCGTAGGTGTTGAAAGACAGTGACGCAGTTGTTCCGCTCATCAGGTTGCCGTAGGTAAAATCGATGTTGAAAATATACGGTGATTGACCTTGTAGTGGGCGGGTATCGTCGGCATTAGGGTCCAGACTGCGACGGTTTGCCAACTCAACATCCGGCACATTTACGGTAGATTGAACCAGCGATAAGTTCCCACCTACACTGAAGTTACGCAGTTTCGGCGCAACAAAATCCATATTTACCCGCGTTTCCAGTTCGATGCCGTAAAGCGTTGCTTCGCCCACATTTTCCAGCGTTTCGATGCGGTTGGAAGCGGTCACACCTTCCGGGAATGTCCGTTCAATCGGGTCTTTCATCTTTTTGTAAAAACCGCTCACTGCGATAATTTCGCCCGGACGTTTGAACCATTCCCAGCGCAAATCGTAATTTTGGATCAGGGTGCGTTTCAGGTTCGGGTTACCCGCAAATTCAAAACCGCCGACAAATTCTTTGGTGGAGTAGGGGGCAATTTCCCGGAAATTCGGGCGAGCCAGCGTTTGGGTTGCAGCCAGTCGTAAATTCATATTCGATGTCAATTGATAAACCAGATTTGCAGATGGCAACCAATCCTGTTCGTCAATGTTACCGCGATCCAGTGTGGAATCCTGGCTAACTACCGATATTTCGGTAGTTTCGTATCGCACACCACCCACAAACCGCATTTTGGATGTGAATGGAAAATCAACCATCGCGTAGCCTGCTGCGATATTTTCTTCCGCGTCGTATTGATTTTTATCTTTTGAGTTATCGAAAATGACGTTCCCGGATACCGGCAGACCAAAACGGGTGGAATCCAGCGAATATTCAAAATTGGAGTGGTTGAAAAACAGATCGAGATCGCCGTTTACCGCATTCAGCAATTTGTCATCCGTATCGTATGAAAAAATGCGTTCGCGGGCTTCGCGATCTTTGGTTTGATAGGCGCCGCCGAGCTTCAATTTTGCCTGACTGGTTCCGGTGCCGAACGGCATACTGAAATCCAGGTTTACGTTCCGCGAATCATCTTCCACATTTCTGAAATAGCGGGAAGGATCGTCGAAATTCGATCCGGTAATTGTGTAAGGCGCAACAGTGTTGCTCGAATCGTAGATGAAAAAGATCAACCGGCGATCCGGCTCATCCTGCGAAGTTGCGGCACTTGAGGCTTTCCACTCGATGGATGCATTGTTCAGCCCGCTGAAGTTGTGGCGTCCGTACAGTTGCAGCGACAAAATATCGCGCTGCTGATATTCCAGCACCCGGTTGTTGACGATACGCTCATCGCCGTCGCCTAATTCCTGCGGCCATTTCCCAGTCATCGATCGTGTTTTGGATGTACCGTTGCGCGAGTAAAACGCCGTTCCGCCAATTTGCTGAGCGTTCGTCAAATTGAAAGAAAACGTGCCCAATGCGCCGATGCTGGCTTCTTCCGTTCCCTGCGCATCCGTTTGGATCAGCTGCGGAATCAGTTCGTCGCTTTGCGCATTTGCGCTGTAAATACCCACTTCGCCTTCATCGTAAAAAGAGTAGCTGCGGTTGTAAGTAAGGCTGCCCTGATAGCCCAGACTACTGCTGCCGCCCAATGCCATCTTGTTGCCGTAGGACAACCCCAGGCCTTGATTTAGCGGCACGGATTGCCGTTTCACATTCATCGTTTCTGAAAAAGATTTCCCGATTTGTTCGGCGTTTGCGGCAACATCGCCGGTGCCGAATCGCAAATCCTGGCGAATCTGGGTGCGGGATGGAAATCCGTCTGCGCCAAGCGTTCCGTTTTCGATGCTGGTCGGCAGTGCGCGGGCACCGTCATCTTTTGCCAGCCAATCTTGCCCGCCACCGTTGTAAGACAAAAAGTTGTCGTTGAACGATGCGGTGCTGCTCATCGAAGAAGAGTAGCTGAGCTTCAGCGTTTGTTCATCCGGGAAAGTTTTTGTGGCAACATCCACAATACCGCCGCTGAAATTGCCCGGTTTGTCCGGTGTGAATGTTTTGATTGTGGTGATGTTATCCAATAAATTGGTGGGCAACAAATCCAGTTGGAAAGCCTTTTTGTCTGGATCGGAGCTGGGCAGCTCAACGCCGTTCAACTGGGTGCTGCTGTAACGATCGCCGAGCCCGCGAACATACACATATTTTCCGTCCACTACCGATGCACCAACCACCTGTTTGATGGCTTCTGCGGCGTCGCCGCTGCCGGAACGGGAAAATTCTTCGGAACTCACACCGTCGCTGACAGCGTCGGAACGCTGGCGTTTTTTGAGCATCGCTGCACCGGTGTTTTCGATCATCCGGGCTTCGACAACAACTTCTTCACCCTCGATGGTTTGCGATTTGACACCCAAATCCAGTTTGTAGGATTCGTTGGCTTTCACCTCGATATCGGTAATGCGCGTTTCCTGATAGCCAACATAGCTGACCACCAACGTATAGGTTCCGGCGGGCACGTTGATAATCGTGAACATTCCGTCGATGTCGGTTGCTGAACCCAAAATTGTATTTTCCAGCATTACGTTTGCGCCAATCAGCGGATCGCCGTTATCGGCATCCACCAACCGACCCACAACGCTGCCGGATTCCTGTGCAAATATGGATACATTTAACAGAATCAGACCCAGCAGTAAAAGCTGCGTCATCCCTTTCCGTATTTCCGAAAATCGATTTCCGGAATGTTTGTGTAAATTTGTCAACATCTGTTTTCTCCCGTAGATGTTTGGTTTTGCAAAATAAATTATTCTCAATAACATGCCGGAAAATTAGCCGCCGGTTGTTACAGTGGTGTTACGGAATGATTGTGTGGCAAATAAGTTCAGATGTCTGACATTTAATGTGGAGTGCAAAAAACGGATGGTTTCAACCCGAAAATGTGCTAAATTATTGAAAATGGATTTCTTATTGATTTTCAAAAAGGAATGAAGCGTTGAGCGAAGTGATCACACCAACCAAACCCAAAAAGACGGTTCGGGAAAAAAAGGTTGCCAAAACCCGCAAAATTCCGCAATACAACGTGGTTTTGCTGGATGACAATGATCATTCATACGATTATGTTGTAGAAATGTTGATGAAATTGTTCGGTCACAATTTTACAACCGCATATCAAATGGCATGTGAAGTGGATTCATCGGGAAGGGTAATTGTGTTTACCACCAGCAAAGAGCGTGCGGAATTTAAACGCGACCAGATTCACGCGTTTGGCGCAGATTGGCGAATTCCGCGATGCGCCGGCTCGATGTCCGCAATAGTCGAACCGGCGGAGTCCATTTAAGCCACGCCGTTATTCAGTGCTTTTTCTTTGTAAGATTCAGCCAACCGGAATTTCACATAAAAACAACTGCCCACATTCACCCGGCTCTGCAGCCAGATTTCCGCTTTTTGCAATTCTGCCATGTGTTTTACAATTGATAACCCGAGTCCGGTGCCTTCGATCGTTTGTGAACGTGCTTTATCTACACGGTAAAACCGCTCAAAAATGCGACCCTGTTCATCTGCGGGAATGCCCATGCCGTTGTCGCGAACAGAAAATGTGCAACTATCACCATTTCGCTGCGCGTCAACCATAATATTTCCGCCGTCAGGTGTGTATTTGATGGCATTATCCAACAGATTCACAAAAATGGAGCGAAACATTTCCGGATCGCCTACAATCAGCACCTGCCCCAGCTTCAGCGAATCCGTTAGTTCCTGATTTTTGGCGAGGGCTTTTTCGCGATATTCATTCAGCACATCGTAAATAATCATCAGCGGATCAAACGGCACCAGCTCGATATTGCCAAGCCGTTCCACCCGCGCCAGTTGCAACAAATCCAGCACCAAACTTTCCAGCTGATAACTTTGTTTAACAATTTTGCTGATATATTTTCGGTTTACGTTCGGGTCGTCCAAACCCCAGTCGAGCAACGTTTCGGAATAACCACGGATGGCCGCCAGCGGTGTTTTGAATTCGTGCGAAACGTTTGCCACAAAATCGCGCCGGATTTTTTCCAGTTTTTTGAAATGGGAAATATCCCGCACCACCAGCACCACGCCTTTGCCATCCTCCCGTTCCATATCGAACGGTGTGAGCACCACTTCAAAAACGCGGTCTTTGTCGATCGTAATTTCATCGGTAATCAAAAATGGTTTTGCCAAAAATGTATCGATCAACGAGTTGAGGTGCTGGTTGCGTATCACTTTGTAAAAAAAGAGGTTATCGACCTCGGCAAGATTGCAATCCAGCAGTTGCAGCGCGCGCTGGTTGTAAAACTTGATTTTTTTTGATGGTGCAATTGCTAAAATACCGTCGTTTACGGATGATAAAACGGTACTCAAATCGCGCCGTTCGCGCGATAGCTTTTTAAGGTTATCGGACAGTTTTATCGCCATTTCGTTCAGGCTGCTGCCAAATTCGGTGATTTCATCGCGATAGTTGCCCAACGCCCGCATATCGATGGTTGCGAGATCGCCACTGGCAATTTGTTGCGCTTTTTTTGTTAAAATGTCCACATTTTTGTTGATTCTGCGGGAAAGCAGCACTACCAAAAACGCGGAAAGCAGCAGGATAATTACGCCGCCCAATGCGAAATACATCTGCGCTTTACGCAATAATTTGGTCGATTGATTGGCAAATTGCGCCAGCCGTACAAATCCAACCGGCTGGTTGTTAAAAACCAATTGTTTGCTGATGTATAAAAGATCGACATCCAGCGTATTGCTGTGCCGTATGTAAAAACCGTAGTTCGAATCTTTTGAAGATTGTACTTCCGGGCGGGCCAAATGATTGTCGATTTTGGATGTTTGATCGAGCGGGATTTCTGAATCAACCAGCACAACCCCGTTAATGTCAATCAGGGTGCATCGGCAATCCAGAATTTGAGCGATGCTGTCTGCATACGCTTTCATGTAATCGATATCTTTTTGCACGAATTTATCCATATTTAAATAAAATAACGATAAATCCGTATAGTTTTGAAGCTCGCGTTCAACCCGGCTATATAAAAAATCGCGGAATTGAAAATAGGATGTTACCCCAACAATCAACAGTCCGGTGGTTAACGAAATGAGTATAATCCCCAATAGCCTGATTCGCAGGCTGCGCTTAATTAGTTGCCGCATAAAATTTCCAGGATCCTGCATGAATGGTTTTCGGGATGGCAAATCACCGAATATCGATATTTAGTTTACTTTGTTCCAGCGGTAACCGACACCTTTTACAGTGATAATCAATTTGCCGTCACGATCAATTTTTTCGCGAAGCCGGGTGATGTGCACATCAACGGTTCGCGGATCACCAAAATAATCTTCGCCCCAAATTAAATCCAGTAATTTTTGGCGCGAAACGGCTTTTCCACCAGCTTCGTAGAGGTGTTTCAACAATTTGAACTGGATGGGTGTTAAATCGGTTGGCACTTCATCCACAAAAACTTCGTGAGTGGCAAAATTCACACGCAGCGCATCCTGACGGAATTCGCTGAAATTGGTTTTCTGGGTTCGGCGAAGGTGAACTTTCACCCGTGCCAGCAATTCGCGGGGGCTGAACGGTTTGGTGACGTAATCATCCGCGCCCACTTCAAACCCGATAATTTTGTCAATTTCCTCACTCCGCGCGGTGAGCATGATAATCGGGATTTCCTCTGTCTGATCACTTGCGCGGATGTATTTGCACAGTTCGATACCGCTCATCGAAGGAAGGTTCAGGTCCAAAATCACCAGATCCGGCGGGCTTTTGGTGATCGCATCGTGTGCTTTTATGCCATCGCCAAATGTGCGAATCCGGTAGCCTTCGCGCCAAAGGTTGTCTTCCAAAATCTCGTTGATGTACGGGTCATCTTCAACAATGTAGATTGTAAAATTCTGGTTCATCATTTTTGTAAAGACCTTTTCAGTAATGTTTTAAGTCCGTTATTAATGTAAGAAAATTAACTGCTCAATATTACAAATAGATTGCAAAATGATTAAGCTTTCTTGCAATCGCAACAGGTACTAAGTGCAAAATTGCGGTCAAAAAAAACCGGTATTTCGTATGTTTTTTGTTTTAGGATTTGCTTGTCTGGCATTTTATGACTAATGTATCCGGCTGTGAACTAACTGTTTTAAGACAAAATTATTTGTGAAAGGTAAAATATGTATCGAATTATCGTGTTGATTTTTATGGGTTTATTAATGCTTTGGGGTTGTAACGAAAATAAATCCG is drawn from Calditrichia bacterium and contains these coding sequences:
- a CDS encoding TonB-dependent receptor — translated: MTQLLLLGLILLNVSIFAQESGSVVGRLVDADNGDPLIGANVMLENTILGSATDIDGMFTIINVPAGTYTLVVSYVGYQETRITDIEVKANESYKLDLGVKSQTIEGEEVVVEARMIENTGAAMLKKRQRSDAVSDGVSSEEFSRSGSGDAAEAIKQVVGASVVDGKYVYVRGLGDRYSSTQLNGVELPSSDPDKKAFQLDLLPTNLLDNITTIKTFTPDKPGNFSGGIVDVATKTFPDEQTLKLSYSSSMSSTASFNDNFLSYNGGGQDWLAKDDGARALPTSIENGTLGADGFPSRTQIRQDLRFGTGDVAANAEQIGKSFSETMNVKRQSVPLNQGLGLSYGNKMALGGSSSLGYQGSLTYNRSYSFYDEGEVGIYSANAQSDELIPQLIQTDAQGTEEASIGALGTFSFNLTNAQQIGGTAFYSRNGTSKTRSMTGKWPQELGDGDERIVNNRVLEYQQRDILSLQLYGRHNFSGLNNASIEWKASSAATSQDEPDRRLIFFIYDSSNTVAPYTITGSNFDDPSRYFRNVEDDSRNVNLDFSMPFGTGTSQAKLKLGGAYQTKDREARERIFSYDTDDKLLNAVNGDLDLFFNHSNFEYSLDSTRFGLPVSGNVIFDNSKDKNQYDAEENIAAGYAMVDFPFTSKMRFVGGVRYETTEISVVSQDSTLDRGNIDEQDWLPSANLVYQLTSNMNLRLAATQTLARPNFREIAPYSTKEFVGGFEFAGNPNLKRTLIQNYDLRWEWFKRPGEIIAVSGFYKKMKDPIERTFPEGVTASNRIETLENVGEATLYGIELETRVNMDFVAPKLRNFSVGGNLSLVQSTVNVPDVELANRRSLDPNADDTRPLQGQSPYIFNIDFTYGNLMSGTTASLSFNTYGERLAKVSRNFTPDVYEQPFNRLNFTLSQRILQQVSAKFAVKNILNSAYEETYNFNGSQTVYRKYKQGTGFSLGISYEM
- a CDS encoding ATP-dependent Clp protease adaptor ClpS, coding for MITPTKPKKTVREKKVAKTRKIPQYNVVLLDDNDHSYDYVVEMLMKLFGHNFTTAYQMACEVDSSGRVIVFTTSKERAEFKRDQIHAFGADWRIPRCAGSMSAIVEPAESI
- a CDS encoding response regulator transcription factor, whose translation is MNQNFTIYIVEDDPYINEILEDNLWREGYRIRTFGDGIKAHDAITKSPPDLVILDLNLPSMSGIELCKYIRASDQTEEIPIIMLTARSEEIDKIIGFEVGADDYVTKPFSPRELLARVKVHLRRTQKTNFSEFRQDALRVNFATHEVFVDEVPTDLTPIQFKLLKHLYEAGGKAVSRQKLLDLIWGEDYFGDPRTVDVHITRLREKIDRDGKLIITVKGVGYRWNKVN